Proteins found in one Enterococcus sp. 9D6_DIV0238 genomic segment:
- the rpsF gene encoding 30S ribosomal protein S6 — protein MSQATNYEIMYIIRPNIDEEAKTALVERFDTILKDNGAEVIESKDWEKRRLAYEMNGFREGIYHIVKVSSPSTAGAINEFDRLAKINDDIIRHMIIKEEA, from the coding sequence ATGAGTCAAGCTACGAATTATGAAATTATGTACATCATTCGTCCGAACATTGATGAAGAAGCAAAAACTGCTTTAGTAGAACGTTTCGACACAATCTTAAAAGATAACGGAGCAGAAGTTATCGAATCAAAAGATTGGGAAAAACGCCGCTTAGCATATGAAATGAACGGATTCCGTGAAGGCATCTATCATATCGTTAAAGTATCTTCTCCATCAACTGCAGGAGCAATCAATGAATTTGATCGTCTTGCTAAAATCAATGACGATATTATCCGTCATATGATTATCAAGGAAGAAGCATAA